The Setaria viridis chromosome 2, Setaria_viridis_v4.0, whole genome shotgun sequence DNA window CGAGTAGTAACTGGTCGTCGCGGCCGCACATGGCACCGAGACTTGGAACTGGATGTGTGCATGGTGACCGAACATGAGAGCAACCATACGGCATTGGTAATTAACATGCCGAGCATGAGATAGGCCAGAGGAGTTGGGAtgaaagggagggaggatagagtaggtgagagagagaggagacatGTCGGGTCCTTGTCATAGCATAGTATAAACAGCATGTCACGTAGGTGGTTTAACTTAAATTAGACGATTTGTGACTCATATGGTACAATTAGCAAGCTTTTTTAGGGATCTGATTGTTCATTTTGCTAGTTCTGGACCGGATGACATAACGTTACAATTTTGATGACCTGCAAAACTGCAGTACCTGAACCTAAACCTCATCCTTCCCCCACAATCCATCTTGGAGAGGTAGTGGTCAAGCTCGACGGGTACCTCAGCAGTGTCAACAGCAGCGGCTACAGCCATTGGCAAGCTGGTGAACGGCTATGTAGGAGCTCGCCTCCCAACTAGTAACTGGTCATCGCGGCCACACATGGCACCGAGACTTGGAACTCAAGGCGTGCATGGTGACTGAACGTGAGAGCAACCCATACGGCATCGGTAACATGCCGAGCATGAGATGGGCCGGAGAACAAGGGAAtgaaagggagggaggatagagaaggtgagagagagaggagagatgggCCCAATACATGGTCCCCAATTGTTGGATCCTTATCATAGGATAGTATAAACAGCATGTCACGCATGTGGTTTAACGTAAGTTAGACGATTTGTGACTCTAGGTACAAATAGCAAGTTTTTTTGGGATCTGATTGTTCATTTTGCTAGTTCGGGACCAGGATGACATAACATTACAATTTTGAGGACCGATAGTATGCTTACTCTTTTAATAAGTAATATTTCTTTGGTGAATATATGATATACAGTACATATTTACTAATAAGTAAACTAGGTATCCTCGCAGTTTATACACATGTAAACTTaggatttaaatttttttacaaaatgaaGAAATTATTAGTTGACATTTTAATGGAGTATACATGGTTAACTTATCATTTCAGACTTCAGGACATCGTATGGAGCAGTACACTATGCACGACCTGGTGCATGATCTAGCGACATTGGTCATGGGTGATGAGTTAATTGTTTCTAATGTTGCATCGAAGAATAATAAAGCACATAGCCAGAAACATTGTCGCTATGCTTCGTTGACCAAATATGACCACACAACAAGGTTATCCAATGTTTTACCCTCAAAGGTGAGGGCACTTCATTTCTCAGATAACGGCAAGCTGGATCTCTCTTGTGGGGCATTTTCATTTGCAAAGTGCTTGCGTATTTTGGATTTTAGTGGATGCTCTGGTATACTGTTGCCCGCCTCTGTTGGGCAACTGAAGCAGCTGAAGTACCTTACTGCTCCACGAGTGCAAAATGAAGTTCTCCCAGAGTTTATGACCGAGCTATCAAAACTGCAGTACCTGAACCTGAATGGATCTTCTCACATTTCCACACTACCAGAATCAATGGGCAAGCTCTGCTGTCTGAAATATCTAGGTTTGTCAGATTGTTCTGGAATATCTAAACTGCCAGAATCATTTGGTGATTCAAAATTTATGGTGCATCTTAACATGTCAGGTTGTTCTGGGATAAGAGAACTGCCAGCCTCACTTGGCAATCTCACAAATTTACAGCATCTTGACATGTCAGGTTGTTTTGGGATAAGAGAACTGCCAGCCTCACTTGGCAATCTCACAAATTTACAGCATCTTGGCATGGGAGGTTGTTATGGGATAAGAGAACTGCCAGCCTCACTTGGCAATCTGACAAATTTACAGCATCTTGAATTATTTAATTGCTCTAATGTCAAAGCGATACCTGAATCTTTGTGTGGCCTCACACATCTCCGACATTTGAACTTATCACGTTGTAAAATTATCACACGGCTACCAGAAGCTATAGACAGCCTGGTCAATCTAGAGTATTTAGACATGTCATTATGTGGTGTCAGGGAATTTCCAGAGTCATTTAAGAGACTCCGTAATTTATTGCATCTAGATTTGGGATGCTGGTCTATTGAGAAAGGCTTAGCGGGAGCTCTGCATGGTCTCACCGCATTACAATATCTGGATATGTCAAACTTGAGGTACAAGGATAATTTTGAGAAGGAAGATCTACCTGTAGCTATGAGAAACCTCACCAATCTTAAGGTTTTGAAATTGGAAGACACATTTACTAATCTCTTTGGTACCTGTACCCATCTTAATTTTATCGGTACACTTACCAATCCTGAGCATCTGGACCTATCGATGAACAGATTCGAGTATCTACCAGAAAGTATTGGTAATCTCAAAAGGCTGCATACACTGAATCTCGAGTATTGCTGTGAGCTCGAATCCCTCCCAGAGAGTATATCTTGTGCAACTGGGCTGAAGTCTGTATTGCTGGACAACTGCCCACACAAATTGATGGATCAGGCCAGTTCTCTATTGCACTATTCACTAACATTACCACTCTTTAAGGTTCGTGCTGATGACGTCAATGCTCATAGCAATCTGCATGTGCTCGAGGGTGAAAATGCCATCGATGAGTTACATATAGTTTCCCTTGAAAACGTAAGACTTCTGGAGGAAGCACAGAGACTTAACCTGTCGACAAAACATAATCTTTTGACTTTGAAACTGGTTTGGACCTTGGATGCTGATCGATATCTGGAGGATGAGGATTTGTTGGGACAACTAGTACCACCAATGAGCCTGAAGGTCTTGAGTCTAGAAGGTTATAGCAGTCCGAGCTTTCATGGCTGGCTCATGGCCATTTCTCGTCTTCTCCCTAATCTTACAAGTATTCAATTGACGGATCTGCCTAAATGTAGCAACCTACCACCACTTGGACAGTTGCCGTACCTAGAGAGCTTGGGCCTCTGGAATTTACCCAAGGTTACAAAAATTGATCAGGGTATCTGCGGTGGCAAAGGAGCGTTCCCCCGACTGGCAACGTTCATAGTGGTTGATATGGATGATTTGAAGGAGTGGAATACAACATGCCCGGGCGAAGATGGTGTGGAGGAGTTCATGTTCCCTATGCTAGATGAACTTAGAGTTGATAACTGTCCAAAGATGAGATTGAAACCATGCCCACCCAAATGTCATGATTTCTTAATATTAGGAAGCGACCAAGTTATATCTTCACTGGAGGAGGTACAAACCAGCAGCCATCGTTGGAACTCTACTCCAACTACCACCAGCCTGTATATCGGCAAAAGTGAGCATGACAGTTTCAGGCTGTTTCACAACTTCCCGGCCCTCCAGACGTTGTATTTATCATGCTGTTCAAATCTGACAAGCTTGCCGGAGGGCATACAACAACTCTCCTCCCTTCAGGAGTTGAATTGTTGTGACAGCATATCAGCACTGCCAGAATGGCTGAGCGACATCTCCTCTCTCAAAAAGCTCGTCATCCAGGGCCGTGATAGCATCAAGTCTTTGCCTGCATGTATACAGCACCTCACCAACCTCCAGGAGCTAGCTATTGATCAGGACAACAAGGAACTGCAGCAATGGTGCGAGTCAGAAGAGAACAAGGCCAAGCTCGCACACATTAACATAGTAAGTTCACACGACAAAACAGCATTTATTTTTCTCAATCCAGCAATCAAGTTTTCTCATAAAACTGATGTACTTCATATTTGTTCTCAGCAAGTCAAGTATCTTATTTATTATTTCTGGAAAATAATAAATAGGGTGAAATCACACCATGGCTGACAATGTACATGAAATTCAATGAACGACCTCTATCTCATTAGTTTGCTAATGATACAAATATTTTTGTTAGAACTCTATTTTACAGACTACTCGTGTTTGTCAAAAGCAAACAGACTGCAGATAATATATTAAAGTAAGGAAAATAACTAAGAGGATAACGTACATAATAGATGCAGAAACATATATAGGAACCCATATTTTGTTTGTTGTCTACAGTAGACATGATCAGATATTTTTTTGCTAGATGTCTAGATTTCCATGAATATAAGCTATAGCTAATCACAGTCATACTTTTTTCAACTTTCCAGACGTATCACGCGGTACTTTAACCAAGTACCACAGAAATGGTCAGAACCAGCTGGGCAAAAGTACACTTCTTATGTCGGTATAAGTGCAACAACAATTCCCAACATACTTGCATCCCCATTCTACTTCTGAAATTTCTTTTGACCCCTGCCTGTCATGTGGCTGTGAGACATTTCTGGGCAACAAGCTCAAATCATGTGGAATCAAAGGATCTTCATTAGCAAACTGTACAAATGAGCCCTGATACATCAAGGCTTTCAGCATGGACACCGCAGCCTATTCATTTCTGCACTATCAGATCTCAGATACTGTGGAGCTTATACAAGCTGTGTTGTTATTCACTATGATTAATTCCTGCATTGGCCATTAAGGCTTtcagcatggacaacatatatTGGAACTCCATCTCCTCCTGTCAGTGACTTGTGACTGTACAAACAAACTCTGTTCAGTTCAAATTCTACAATAGCTTTTGTCTTCTTCTGAACTTTCCTCCCCTGCTCTATTTTGTAATATTTTTGTATGTTGGGCAGACAACTCTTCTTGAATGCTGAATGCATCAAGTAAACACAAGTTGACAACAGAAAATACAAATATTCATTGACGCAGGACAGCTAATTAGCCTTAAGCTCCCTCGTCCGTAACTAGGTCTAAGCTCTCCCAATCGTAAGCCGAAATCTGCTAGATTCGGAGCAATGCATGCCAAGTTAAATGATTGACCTCGGGTAGACCGAGCCCGAAGTTAGGATTTATATTTATCGTCTAACCGGATCTCTGTGATTCACCAGGCCACTTAagcatgcaggatggagatggaCGTCAACCACGGATTTACCCTCCGGGCCGGCTTTGCTAAGACGTGCTAGCTTCGACACCGAAGCCGAGAACATCATGCTGACTTCGATGACGAAGCCAAGATCGCCGAGCTGGCTTAGATGTCAGGGCCAGCGTGATCCCGCAACGCGGATGACAAGAAGCTGGGATTTGCGGGGCACTAGGAGAGCACCAATCGCGGGGCTTGTCGGGCAATCAAAATGACCATTTTGTAGAGAATATTCCATGAATGTGGCAGTTGAGCGAGGGCAAGAATGTAACACAAATAACGCGACTGTTCATGTAATGTGACGAAATTACCCTTTGGTACGGCATATGCTTGGGATTTAGTGGTTGGTTAGGGGTATTCTTGGCTTGTAAAAGTGACCTTGCAcggcactataaaaggagatgAACCGCTTACTGTAACAGATTGATTGTTCAGTGACAAGACACTTGAAGGAATGAAATCGTGAGTTGTAAGAGCTCGAAGTTACGTGTTGCTTTTCCCTTTACTGTGTTGTGATCTGTCCATATCCGAGGCCAGACCTCAACATTTGGCGCCCACCGTGCTTAGGCCACGAAGGAACCCACGATGCCTccacagagaaagaagaaagccACAGCGGCACCCGAAGCTGACGAAGATAGACAACTCATCCCATCTGAACCATCACAACAGGTCATGTCAGACAAAGAAGAGCATTATGCACGCATTGAACAAGTTCTAAAGAGCGAAAGCAATGAAGGCAAGGGCCATACCAAAGGCCGGACAGGAAGACCAGCAACCTACCGATGCTGAGGATAGAAACACCGCT harbors:
- the LOC117844976 gene encoding uncharacterized protein; this translates as MAEILAGSLTSAIVGIAKDKLAAAIAEQANLFWNFSDDLEDMNLVLEAISAALQDAERRSAKEKLVQLWLKRLKHAALDITDMLEDYQDTSDRLTAKKPGVLSCLPVAHKKIVVANRMKSMREEVRKINKDFQDFKFSEDGTCTSLEQHDDDRETSSRLPEKPIIGRNREKKDIINLLSAGTNNDETVIISIHGLGGMGKSTLAQLIYNDAQFKKYDHRIWVYVSRDFSLMKIGSSIISLIPIEGGQQNRDTLEAVNQCLDNLFSGKKVLIVLDDLWEEKDTELGKLRSMLQVGKKGTTIDVIVTTRNEDIARKVSTCPPYKLDALNDYTCWEIIKRYSRFEDQHYQERLLNIGLDIAKKCAGVALAAQTLGYMLKSKDLSGWTEINNSDIWNESSEDNGGVLPSLKLSYERMQPQLRICFSYCAIFPKGHNIAEDDLIHQWIALGFIKPSKGKDYTRQLLGMSFLQVSKLPKTSGHRMEQYTMHDLVHDLATLVMGDELIVSNVASKNNKAHSQKHCRYASLTKYDHTTRLSNVLPSKVRALHFSDNGKLDLSCGAFSFAKCLRILDFSGCSGILLPASVGQLKQLKYLTAPRVQNEVLPEFMTELSKLQYLNLNGSSHISTLPESMGKLCCLKYLGLSDCSGISKLPESFGDSKFMVHLNMSGCSGIRELPASLGNLTNLQHLDMSGCFGIRELPASLGNLTNLQHLGMGGCYGIRELPASLGNLTNLQHLELFNCSNVKAIPESLCGLTHLRHLNLSRCKIITRLPEAIDSLVNLEYLDMSLCGVREFPESFKRLRNLLHLDLGCWSIEKGLAGALHGLTALQYLDMSNLRYKDNFEKEDLPVAMRNLTNLKVLKLEDTFTNLFGTCTHLNFIGTLTNPEHLDLSMNRFEYLPESIGNLKRLHTLNLEYCCELESLPESISCATGLKSVLLDNCPHKLMDQASSLLHYSLTLPLFKVRADDVNAHSNLHVLEGENAIDELHIVSLENVRLLEEAQRLNLSTKHNLLTLKLVWTLDADRYLEDEDLLGQLVPPMSLKVLSLEGYSSPSFHGWLMAISRLLPNLTSIQLTDLPKCSNLPPLGQLPYLESLGLWNLPKVTKIDQGICGGKGAFPRLATFIVVDMDDLKEWNTTCPGEDGVEEFMFPMLDELRVDNCPKMRLKPCPPKCHDFLILGSDQVISSLEEVQTSSHRWNSTPTTTSLYIGKSEHDSFRLFHNFPALQTLYLSCCSNLTSLPEGIQQLSSLQELNCCDSISALPEWLSDISSLKKLVIQGRDSIKSLPACIQHLTNLQELAIDQDNKELQQWCESEENKAKLAHINITYHAVL